A part of Liolophura sinensis isolate JHLJ2023 chromosome 1, CUHK_Ljap_v2, whole genome shotgun sequence genomic DNA contains:
- the LOC135473827 gene encoding uncharacterized protein LOC135473827 yields MSFGLGFRLFLNFPGRIALVLGVCQAVLGILDIVLAVAGFIQRIWGHYYATGIWCGVIVFIDGLCGILASQTRNGFGVKTFFALSTLSTMVTFIMIILSFGGLDFRSSFYDRAYQFTGQKDQATKAIHGSLLALGLVEFIVSIINTAMCLKPKCYEKSEWTYTQKTAKPPETSGLDIPRGVVGGNPDCLPASEQPMLRRYRSPRRQQNGTGNLSNETYNEVGETSEFLPKQPQYTKEDRVERGSGTQTRRSRDSENARHKSFERERNSQGRVYGRQSDRRRSEGNQGRSAHNPTSQNYESSTVPKRKCRENRTRSTQNDTAVVVSERRTMPYSARDEGGMTSERRDRRKDRQYSAPSQSVGFTTDSSWERRQEERRSDQGRRSDSSEKIASHLHNREGMNHEPERNNSFRGNPMSERPSPSDIPQAGGSLNRQDSDRTHSMEMGHSSRRPGSEKVERPIRTSSYRQTQRPDNTQGSADPTSHSDVVNPAAQGEKSHVNSSQTNFGLGPKAAPLRRSVGSRGSYSAAVNLMPTESTEHLPSDQEPTVHRLEHVPPTAFGEEDLPAYEEIRLRDPHIYSSLEMTCSDPDSSRLLRLGHGGSSAEMISVSQSVADEEVQEILGTRNPTRFGSPIRSRNTTQSNTPDMTHGNIISDRAGNGTTYAAGHVEETHPADIRQLAASDRRRDTRPKRSEGRTEQRNTPDQDRYEVSLALPSPMRSSPTFTRGQHSRASDRVPELEHEDIPEIKMQKAFRASFPQRRSERERNPRRWGISVTDPRAQSASPEVKPSHVNNVKEDKALSELCASFPLLRAVGGVDFGLSDKESYMDTPDSTVYSFTYDEVKPRVFMTSPYRTPRKSSPLTGFSVPKLPSSEEEVESRTRVIETVNVGVASPPHYRRNPPKQTAMYKGDRAALRSADSTTVDNKQPETHWKPLVSANHGGLTKNSDTAKQSEETSQSRPKFFYPPERLPSKVSNDVQPVGLRQVTVEPRTVSQNVFDKPRSYEHVPTVSDRRPNRQIHPTDASKTTVPTVGSSRPEDSNIAFYAFQDVLSGRSAWERQTYPPDLADDSRQPSKPRMVGRAAQRRVMRSEQAAQEEPLQHPNYLGEGQGDVRFSSRRYAVPFAPEPSAPSVGGPPPYSEVARPLSHTHPDRAPLQPHSTGRQSGGSLTNRPDRSRDSPSLV; encoded by the coding sequence ATGTCTTTTGGATTAGGTTTTCGCCTGTTTCTGAACTTCCCTGGGAGAATAGCCTTGGTACTTGGTGTGTGCCAGGCTGTCCTAGGGATCCTGGATATTGTACTTGCTGTGGCTGGTTTCATTCAGAGAATATGGGGACACTACTACGCAACAGGGATTTGGTGTGGCGTGATTGTTTTCATAGATGGCCTATGTGGAATACTTGCTAGCCAAACCAGAAATGGGTTTGGTGTGAAGACGTTTTTTGCACTATCCACTCTGTCGACCATGGTAACGTTCATCATGATCATACTCTCATTTGGTGGCCTCGACTTCAGAAGCAGCTTTTATGATCGTGCATATCAGTTCACAGgtcaaaaagaccaagcaactAAAGCTATACATGGATCCCTGCTGGCTTTAGGTTTAGTGGAATTTATTGTCAGCATAATCAACACCGCCATGTGTCTCAAACCTAAATGTTACGAAAAATCCGAATGGACATATACTCAGAAAACAGCAAAACCGCCTGAAACTTCAGGCTTAGATATTCCCCGTGGAGTTGTTGGGGGAAATCCTGACTGTCTTCCAGCAAGTGAACAACCTATGCTCCGGCGTTATCGCTCCCCTAGAAGACAACAAAACGGAACAGGGAACTTATCAAATGAAACCTACAATGAAGTCGGTGAAACCTCAGAATTTCTACCAAAGCAGCCACAGTATACCAAGGAAGACAGGGTTGAAAGAGGCAGTGGAACACAAACGCGAAGAAGTAGAGATTCGGAAAATGCAAGACATAAATCCTTTGAAAGGGAAAGAAACTCACAAGGTCGTGTGTATGGTAGACAGAGTGATAGGCGAAGGAGTGAAGGAAATCAGGGGAGGTCTGCGCACAACCCAACATCTCAGAACTACGAAAGTTCCACTGTGCCCAAAAGAAAATGTCGTGAAAATCGTACGAGGTCCACCCAAAATGACACGGCTGTGGTCGTCTCTGAAAGAAGAACTATGCCTTATTCTGCAAGAGATGAAGGAGGAATGACTTCAGAGCGACGAGATAGGAGGAAAGATAGGCAGTACTCAGCTCCTAGCCAGTCAGTGGGTTTCACAACTGACAGTAGCTGGGAAAGGCGACAAGAAGAACGACGTTCAGATCAAGGGAGAAGATCAGATAGTTCAGAGAAAATTGCTTCTCATCTCCATAATCGTGAAGGTATGAATCATGAACCAGAAAGAAACAACAGTTTTCGTGGAAATCCTATGTCTGAAAGACCAAGTCCAAGTGACATTCCCCAAGCAGGAGGATCGCTTAATAGGCAAGATAGTGACCGAACACATAGTATGGAGATGGGGCACAGCTCACGTAGACCGGGGAGTGAAAAGGTTGAGCGACCAATCAGGACTTCTAGCTACAGGCAAACTCAGCGGCCCGATAATACTCAGGGAAGCGCGGATCCGACCAGTCATTCCGACGTGGTTAATCCTGCAGCCCAAGGTGAGAAATCACATGTGAACTCCTCTCAAACCAACTTTGGCCTTGGGCCAAAAGCTGCTCCTCTGCGGAGGAGTGTTGGTTCCAGGGGATCCTACAGCGCGGCAGTGAACTTAATGCCCACAGAGTCTACAGAACATTTGCCTAGTGACCAAGAACCGACTGTTCACCGCCTTGAACATGTCCCGCCGACAGCCTTTGGAGAGGAGGATCTACCAGCATACGAAGAGATTCGGCTGAGAGACCCTCATATTTACTCCAGCTTGGAAATGACATGTTCTGATCCCGACTCCAGTCGTCTTTTGAGATTGGGGCATGGCGGTAGCTCAGCAGAAATGATATCTGTTTCTCAGTCCGTAGCAGACGAGGAAGTGCAGGAAATATTAGGTACAAGGAATCCCACTCGATTTGGCTCTCCGATCAGGAGCAGAAATACGACACAGAgtaatacaccagacatgacccaTGGTAACATCATCTCGGACAGGGCTGGAAACGGCACCACGTATGCAGCAGGTCATGTGGAGGAGACACACCCGGCAGACATTCGTCAACTAGCTGCCTCAGATCGGCGAAGAGACACACGACCAAAACGCTCAGAGGGAAGAACTGAGCAGCGAAACACTCCCGACCAAGACAGGTATGAAGTGTCGCTAGCTCTCCCATCACCCATGCGTTCTTCGCCGACATTTACGCGAGGTCAACACTCAAGGGCAAGTGATCGGGTGCCCGAATTGGAACACGAGGATATTCCAGAAATTAAAATGCAAAAAGCTTTTCGAGCTTCTTTCCCACAAAGACGGTCTGAGCGGGAACGAAATCCGAGAAGGTGGGGAATTTCTGTCACTGATCCCAGGGCTCAGTCAGCTTCCCCTGAAGTCAAACCTTCACATGTTAATAACGTTAAGGAGGACAAGGCATTGAGTGAATTGTGCGCGTCTTTCCCACTGTTGAGAGCTGTGGGTGGTGTGGATTTTGGACTGTCTGATAAGGAGTCTTACATGGACACCCCAGACAGTACTGTTTACTCGTTTACGTACGACGAGGTTAAACCACGAGTTTTTATGACCTCACCGTACAGGACACCCCGCAAGTCCAGTCCGCTGACTGGATTTAGTGTGCCCAAATTGCCATCAAGTGAAGAGGAAGTTGAGAGTAGAACTCGTGTCATCGAAACTGTCAACGTGGGCGTCGCGTCTCCACCACATTATCGACGTAACCCACCGAAACAAACTGCCATGTACAAGGGGGACAGAGCAGCTCTTCGCTCGGCTGACAGCACTACGGTTGATAACAAACAGCCTGAAACCCACTGGAAACCGCTGGTTTCTGCTAACCACGGTGGCTTAACGAAAAACAGTGATACTGCAAAACAGTCTGAAGAAACGTCTCAGTCTCGACCAAAGTTCTTCTATCCACCAGAACGGTTGCCTTCTAAAGTAAGCAACGATGTGCAACCAGTGGGATTGAGACAAGTAACCGTTGAACCCCGGACGGTATCGCAGAATGTGTTTGACAAACCACGCAGCTACGAGCATGTTCCAACTGTTTCGGACAGGAGGCCTAATCGCCAGATACACCCAACTGACGCCAGTAAAACCACTGTGCCTACAGTAGGAAGTTCTAGACCAGAAGATTCTAATATCGCGTTTTATGCATTTCAAGACGTCCTTTCTGGTAGAAGTGCCTGGGAGAGACAGACTTACCCACCAGATCTGGCAGACGACTCACGGCAGCCCTCTAAACCTAGGATGGTAGGGCGTGCCGCTCAGCGACGTGTTATGCGCAGTGAGCAGGCCGCACAGGAAGAACCTCTACAACACCCTAATTACCTCGGGGAAGGTCAAGGGGATGTCCGATTTAGTTCTCGTCGTTATGCCGTGCCCTTCGCCCCGGAGCCCTCAGCACCCTCTGTGGGTGGTCCACCGCCCTACAGTGAGGTGGCCCGTCCACTCTCTCATACTCACCCGGACAGGGCGCCACTTCAACCACATTCCACCGGTCGCCAATCCGGCGGCTCCCTGACCAACAGACCTGATCGTTCGAGAGACAGCCCGTCTTTAGTTTAG